The proteins below come from a single Acanthopagrus latus isolate v.2019 chromosome 4, fAcaLat1.1, whole genome shotgun sequence genomic window:
- the csrp3 gene encoding cysteine and glycine-rich protein 3 isoform X2 produces MPNWGGGAKCAACEKTAYHAEEIQCNGRSFHKTCFICMSCRKGLDSTTVAAHESEIYCKSCYGKKYGPKGYGYGQGAGALSSDPPGQNADLQPQSSKAQPAASNSTANKFSQKFGSSDRCPRCSKAVYAAEKVMGAGKPWHKTCFRCALCGKSLESTTVTDKDGEIYCKVCYAKNFGPKGFGLGNEAMLEERQ; encoded by the exons ATGCCAAACTGGGGAGGAGGTGCCAAGTGTGCGGCCTGCGAGAAGACGGCGTACCACGCAGAGGAGATCCAGTGTAACGGGAGGAGCTTCCACAAGACCTGTTTCATCTGCA TGAGCTGCAGGAAAGGGCTGGACAGCACCACGGTCGCAGCGCACGAGTCCGAGATTTACTGCAAGTCCTGTTACGGCAAGAAATATGGGCCAAAAGGCTACGGATACGGGCAAGGAGCTGGAGCTCTGAGCTCTGATCCTCCTGGACAGAACGCAGACCTGCAGCCTCAGAG CTCCAAAGCCCAGCCAGCTGCTTCAAACTCCACTGCCAATAAGTTTTCCCAGAAGTTTGGAAGTTCAGATCGATGCCCTCGCTGCTCCAAAGCCGTCTACgcagcagagaaggtgatggGAGCAGGGAAG cCCTGGCATAAAACCTGTTTCCGTTGCGCCCTGTGTGGTAAAAGTCTGGAGTCGACCACAGTGACAGACAAGGATGGAGAGATTTACTGtaaag TCTGCTACGCCAAAAACTTTGGCCCGAAAGGATTTGGGCTGGGGAACGAGGCCATGTTGGAGGAACGACAGTGA
- the csrp3 gene encoding cysteine and glycine-rich protein 3 isoform X1: MMPNWGGGAKCAACEKTAYHAEEIQCNGRSFHKTCFICMSCRKGLDSTTVAAHESEIYCKSCYGKKYGPKGYGYGQGAGALSSDPPGQNADLQPQSSKAQPAASNSTANKFSQKFGSSDRCPRCSKAVYAAEKVMGAGKPWHKTCFRCALCGKSLESTTVTDKDGEIYCKVCYAKNFGPKGFGLGNEAMLEERQ; encoded by the exons ATG ATGCCAAACTGGGGAGGAGGTGCCAAGTGTGCGGCCTGCGAGAAGACGGCGTACCACGCAGAGGAGATCCAGTGTAACGGGAGGAGCTTCCACAAGACCTGTTTCATCTGCA TGAGCTGCAGGAAAGGGCTGGACAGCACCACGGTCGCAGCGCACGAGTCCGAGATTTACTGCAAGTCCTGTTACGGCAAGAAATATGGGCCAAAAGGCTACGGATACGGGCAAGGAGCTGGAGCTCTGAGCTCTGATCCTCCTGGACAGAACGCAGACCTGCAGCCTCAGAG CTCCAAAGCCCAGCCAGCTGCTTCAAACTCCACTGCCAATAAGTTTTCCCAGAAGTTTGGAAGTTCAGATCGATGCCCTCGCTGCTCCAAAGCCGTCTACgcagcagagaaggtgatggGAGCAGGGAAG cCCTGGCATAAAACCTGTTTCCGTTGCGCCCTGTGTGGTAAAAGTCTGGAGTCGACCACAGTGACAGACAAGGATGGAGAGATTTACTGtaaag TCTGCTACGCCAAAAACTTTGGCCCGAAAGGATTTGGGCTGGGGAACGAGGCCATGTTGGAGGAACGACAGTGA
- the zdhhc13 gene encoding putative palmitoyltransferase ZDHHC13, translating to MDWNEDDGGCHHGHGGHSHSHGPRAAHPFMTGFHGQFGKSPDQTMNLSQQPKKRSHMDDSSSWDIVKATQFGILERCKELVEAGYDVRQPDKENVTMLHWAAINNRVELVKYYMSKGAIVDQLGGDLSSTPLHWAIRQGHLPMVIQLMRYGADPSIADGEGYRALHLAILFQHMAIAAYLMAKGQEVDGPDCNGQTPLMLAAQKIIGPEPTNFLIKNNASVSAVDKVNRNTPLHCAVLAGNVEAAHILLEAGASVDAENINGHTPIDLAHQVHSPLLIHMLNHVKQERIRSNSRCVRIVNRYRVFLQFLLCTAMLGSVGAIVDMNSESWLLKGILLACVIGVINVASRNFPGPAFQSLLPATTLMASIFWMLVTWCLWFLPDGPSATVQVLFTLNATALLYYYFRTCRTDPGFVKTTEEEKKMNVLVLAEAGCLDPRIFCTSCMAKKPMRTNHCFSCDACVAKQDHHSVWTNGCIGARNHHYFVLFLFSLMMMGAWMFYGCIVYWSIHCVLHYEDQGLWGVVSGLVSCSPWLLSILLLAFYHVCWSGLVLVIQLYQIAFLGLTSAERTTLTFHQRKLRQSVSLRQNPYNLGVVKNLVSFFQLRCCGLFKPAVIDWTQQFPPGRDQPMFGHTDMV from the exons ATGGACTGGAATGAAGACGATGGT GGCTGTCACCACGGACATGGAGGTCATTCTCACAGTCACGGGCCGAGAGCGGCGCACCCCTTCATGACAGGTTTTCACGGACAGTTCGGCAAAAGCCCGGATCAGACGATGAACCTCAGCCAGCAGCCGAAGAAACGGTCGCACATGGACGACAGCAGCAGTTGGGACATAGTGAAGGCAACACA GTTTGGTATCCTCGAGCGTTGTAAGGAGCTGGTGGAAGCCGGATATGACGTCAGGCAGCCGGACAAAGAGAACGTCACTATGCTTCACTGGGCGGCCATCAACAACCGCGTAGAGCTGGTGAA GTATTATATGTCGAAAGGGGCGATAGTTGATCAGCTTGGAGGAGATCTGAGCTCCACTCCTCTTCACTGGGCCATAAG GCAGGGGCACCTCCCCATGGTGATCCAGCTGATGAGATACGGAGCAGATCCCTCCATCGCAGACGGAGAAGGCTACCGTGCTCTCCACCTCGCCATCCTCTTCCAGCACATGGCCATAGCAGCTTATCTTATGGCTAAAGGACAG gAAGTCGATGGGCCTGACTGTAACGGACAGACACCACTGATGTTAGCAGCCCAAAAGATTATTGG ACCCGAACCCACAAACTTCTTAATCAAAAATAATGCCTCTGTCAGTGCTGTGGACAAAGTGAACAGGAACACTCCGCTGCACTGTGCCGTTTTGGCAGGAAACGTAGAGGCCGCCCACATCCTGCTGGAGGCCGGGGCCAGCGTGGACGCAGAAAACATCAAC GGTCACACGCCCATCGACTTGGCTCACCAAGTGCACAGCCCGCTGCTCATCCACATGCTCAACCACGTCAAACAGGAGAGGATTCGCTCCAACTCGCGCTGCGTGCGGATCGTCAACAGATACAGG GTCTTTCTACAGTTTTTGCTCTGCACTGCCATGCTTGGAAGCGTAGGCGCCATAGTTGATATGAACTCAGAGTCCTGGCTGCTCAAAGGGATCCTGCTTGCCTGTGTGATAGGTGTGATCAATGTGGCCTCAAG GAACTTCCCAGGTCCAGCCTTTCAGTCTCTCCTACCTGCTACAACTCTCATGGCCTCAATCTTCTGGATGCTCGTCACCTGGTGCCTCTGGTTCCTTCCAG ATGGACCCAGCGCCACAGTTCAGGTCTTGTTCACTCTGAATGCCACTGCTCTGCTTTACTACTACTTCCGCACCTGCAGGACCGACCCAGGCTTCGTCAAGACAACcgaagaagagaagaaaatg AATGTGTTGGTGTTGGCTGAAGCCGGCTGTCTGGACCCCAGAATATTCTGCACTTCTTGCATG GCAAAGAAGCCAATGAGAACAAACCACTGCTTCTCCTGTGATGCCTGTGTGGCGAAGCAGGACCACCACTCCGTCTGGACCAACGGCTGCATCG GTGCGAGGAACCACCACTATTTCGTCCTCTTTCTGTTCTCCCTCATGATGATGGGAGCCTGGATGTTCTACGGTTGTATCGTAT ACTGGTCGATTCACTGCGTGCTGCACTATGAGGATCAGGGCCTGTGGGGAGTGGTCTCCGGCCTGGTCAGCTGCTCCCCATGGCTGCTCAGCATCCTCCTGCTGGCCTTCTATCACGTCTGCTGGTCCGGCTTGGTCCTGGTGATACAGCTCTACCAG ATCGCCTTCCTGGGACTGACCTCAGCCGAGAGGACGACCCTGACATTCCACCAGAGGAAACTCCGGCAATCTGTCTCCCTGAGACAGAATCCATACAA TCTGGGCGTGGTGAAGAACCTGGTGTCGTTCTTCCAGCTGCGTTGCTGCGGCCTCTTCAAACCGGCCGTCATCGACTGGACGCAGCAGTTCCCGCCCGGCCGCGACCAGCCGATGTTCGGCCACACCGACATGGTCTGA